In the Larus michahellis chromosome 6, bLarMic1.1, whole genome shotgun sequence genome, one interval contains:
- the FBXO45 gene encoding F-box/SPRY domain-containing protein 1: MAAGPGGGAAAAAAGGPGWRLPGRVLELVFSYLELRELRSCALVCKLWHRVLHGDENSEVWRSLAARCLAEEALRTDILCNVPTYKGKVRAFHHAFSTNDCSRNVYIKKNGFTLHRNPIAQSTDGARTKIGFSEGRHAWEVWWEGPLGTVAVIGIATKRAAMQCQGYVALLGSDDQSWGWNLVDNNLLHNGEVNGSFPQCNNAPKYQIGERIRVILDMEDKTLAFERGYEFLGVAFRGLPKVCLYPAVSAVYGNTEVTLVYLGKPLDG; encoded by the exons ATGGCGGCGGgccccggcgggggggcggcggcggcggcggcgggagggccgGGCTGGCGGTTGCCGGGgcgggtgctggagctggtgttCTCCTACCTGGAGCTGCGGGAGCTGAGGAGCTGCGCGCTGGTCTGTAAGCTGTGGCACCGCGTCCTGCACGGCGACGAGAACAGCGAGGTGTGGCGCAGCTTGGCGGCCCGCTGCCTGGCCGAGGAGGCCCTGCGCACCGACATCCTCTGCAACGTGCCCACCTACAAGGGCAAG GTCCGTGCCTTCCACCACGCCTTCAGCACCAACGACTGCTCACGGAACGTCTACATCAAGAAGAACGGCTTCACGCTGCACCGCAACCCCATCGCCCAGAGCACGGACGGGGCGCGGACCAAGATCGGTTTCAGCGAGGGCCGCCATGCCTGGGAGGTCTGGTGGGAGGGCCCGCTGGGCACCGTCGCTGTCATCGGCATCGCCACGAAGCGGGCGGCCATGCAGTGCCAGGGGTACGTGGCCCTGCTGGGGAGCGACGACCAGAGTTGGGGCTGGAACCTGGTGGACAATAACTTGCTGCATAACGGGGAGGTGAACGGCAGTTTCCCCCAGTGCAATAACGCGCCCAAATACCAG ATAGGTGAAAGGATTCGAGTTATCCTGGACATGGAAGACAAAACATTAGCATTTGAGAGGGGCTATGAGTTCTTGGGAGTTGCCTTCAGAGGACTGCCAAAAGTTTGCCTGTATCCAGCAGTGTCTGCTGTGTATGGTAACACAGAAGTGACTTTGGTCTACCTGGGAAAACCTCTGGACGGATGA